Genomic DNA from Frondihabitans sp. PAMC 28766:
GGTTCGACCAGATTCCGTCGAACACCACATCGTCAGGAACACCGTCGGGTGTCACGGCATTGATGTTGGTGATGCCGGCCCGCGCAGCGTTCTCGCGAAGCAGGTCGAGCACTCGCTCGTTGACGTCGACGGCCCACACGGTGGCGTCAGGCGATCGGAGAGCCAGGGTCAGGGCGATCGGCCCCCATCCACAACCCACATCCAAGAAGATGCCGTCGCGCGGTGGTTGCGGCATCTCGGCCAGGAGCACGTGCGTGCCCGGGTCGATCCGCCCGGGCGAGAAGACGCCCGCGGCGGTCGCCAGAGAGAGTGTCCGCCCCGCGAGCTCGACCGTGATCTCACGCGGTTTCAGCTCGCTGGAGGGCTTCGACGAGAAGTAGTGCTCGCTGGCCATCCCCACAGATTATCGAACCTGAAAGGTCTAATGTGACTGCAATGACAGAGGACGGCACCACGAGCACGGAGCGCGAGCAGCAGGACGACGTCGTCGACCGCATCCTGCGCGGATCCGAGGCCCGTGCCGGGCTGTCCGTCTTCTCGCCCGCCCAGGCGATCCAGACCCAGGGGCTGACACGCCCCGTCGACTACCAGGGCACCCCCGGCGACGACGGCGACCAGTTCGACCGCGAAGACCGCCAGGCGCTGCGACGCGTCGCCGGTCTCTCGACCGAGCTCGAAGACGTCACGGAGGTCGAATACCGGCAGCTTCGACTCGAGAACGTCGTGCTCATCGGCGTCTACTCGCAAGGCACGCTGCAGGATGCCGAGAACTCTCTTCGAGAGCTCGCCGCGCTTGCCGAGACGGCCGGCGCCGTGGTGCTCGACGGGCTCCTCCAGCGTCGTCCGCACCCCGACCCGAGCACCTATCTCGGCTCGGGCAAGGCGCTCGAGCTCAAGCAGACAGTGATGGCGCTCGGCGCCGACACGGTGATCGCCGACACCGAGCTGGCCCCGAGCCAGCGACGCGCGCTCGAAGACGTGGTGAAGGTCAAGGTGATCGACCGCACGGCCGTGATCCTCGACATCTTCAGCCAGCACGCCAAGAGCCGGGAGGGCAAAGCTCAGGTCGAACTCGCGCAGCTCGAATACCTTCTTCCTCGCCTTCGCGGCTGGGGTGAGTCGATGTCCCGCCAGGCCGGTGGCCAGGTCGGTGGTGCGGGCGCCGGCATGGGCTCGCGCGGCCCCGGTGAGACGAAGATCGAACTCGACCGTCGCCGCATCCACACCCGCATGGCGATCCTGCGCAAGAAGATCAAAGAGATGAAGCCGGCTCGTGTCGCGAAGCGCGCCAATCGCGTGCGCAACACGGTTCCGAGCGTTGCGATCGCCGGCTACACCAACGCGGGCAAGTCGAGCCTGCTCAACCGGCTCACCCGGGCCGGCGTGCTGGTCGAGAACGCCCTGTTCGCGACTCTCGACGCAACCGTGCGCAAGAGCATGACCGACGACGGCCGGCCGTTCACCTATTCCGACACCGTCGGATTCGTGCGCAACCTGCCGCACCAGCTGGTCGAGGCGTTCCGCTCGACGCTGGAGGAGGTCGAAGACTCCGACATCATCGTGCACGTGGTCGACGGCTCGCACCCCGACCCGGCTGCTCAGCTCGCGACGGTGCGCGACGTGATCACCGAGGTCGACGGGCGAGACATCCCCGAGGTCGTCGTGTTCAACAAGAGCGACCTCGTCGACGACAGCCAGCGTCTCGTGCTGCAGGGCATGGTGCCGGATGCGATCTTCGTGTCGGCTCGCACCGGCGAAGGAATCGACGAGCTGCGGGCCCGCATCGCCGAGCTGCTGCCGCGGCCCGAGGTCGAGCTCGACCTGCTCGTGCCCTACGACCGAGGCGAGGTGATCGCCCGGATCCACGAGATCGGTCGCGTCGTCGACGTCGAGTACCTGCCCGAGGGAACGCGCGTCACCGCGCGGGTCTACCCGCAGGACGCCAGTGGTCTCCAGCAGTTCGTCAGCTGATTCCGGCGAGGGTGAGCCGGCTGCGAGGCCCGTTCACCCCGCCGGAACCACCCTCACCGCGACCTTCCTCCGTGTCGGCACGGGATCGAAGGGCTTCCGGAAGCACGTTCGCGCGGACGGAGAGCCCTTCATCCTGCGCTCCGATCTGGGCGGCTCACCGAGCGCCGATCGCGAGTCGACACGGCGGCCGATCGCTTCGTTCGCGCATTTCACCGACATCCACATCCAGGACAGCCAGTCACCCGAGAGGGTCGAGTACCTCGACCGGTTCCTCGACGTGCTGCCGTCGACGCCCTTCCGGGCGGCGTATCGACCGCACGAGATCCTGTCCGTGCAGGTCGCCGAGGCCACGGTCCGCGCGATCAACGCGCTGGCCGTCGGGCCCGCCACGGGCGAGCCTCTGGCCTTCGCGGTGTCAACCGGCGACGCGACCGACAACTCGCAGCTCAACGAGCTGCGCTGGGCGATCGACCTGCTCGACGGGGGCGAGGTTCGGCCGGACAGCGGGCGCATCGGCGTGTACGAGGGGGTCTCCGACCAGGATCCGGCGCGATACGACCCGAACTACTGGCATCCTGACGGCACCCCGAAGGGCGCAGTGGGCGGTGACGACGTCTACCGGCGTGCCCAGGGCTTTCCCGTCGTGCCCGGGCTGCTCGAGGCCGCCATCGCGCCCTTCGTCGCCGTCGGGCTGAAACTGCCCTGGTACACCGCTCACGGCAACCACGATCTGCTCTCTGCGGGCAACTTTCCTCGGTGGCGGTTCCTCCGTCGAGCGGCGGTCGGTGGGCGTAAGCGCGTGGCGCTGCCCGGCTTCCGGCAGCTGATCTATCGCGGGCTGCGAATCGCCCTGCGACGACCCGTCGAACACCCGCTGCTCGCCCGCACGGTGACTTCCGACCCGGGCCGGAGGCTCGTGAATCGTGAAGAGATCGTGCAAGAGCATTTCGCGAGCCACGGCCTGCCCATCGGCCACGGCTACACCGACGACAACCGGCGACGGAAGACCGCCTACTACGTCGCCGACGTCCCCTCCGCCGAGGGGGTGGCGCCGCTTCGCATGATCGTGCTCGACACCGTCAACGAGAACGGCGAGGCCAACGGCTCCCTCGACGCGGCCCAGTTCGCGTGGCTGCTGACGACTCTCGACGCAGAGCCGACGCGTCTCACGATGGTGGTGAGCCATCACACCGCGACGACGATGAAGAACAGGATCCAGACGCCGGCCCAGTTCGTGCGTCACGGGTTCCGTGGGCGAGTGACAGGTGACCGCCTGGTGGCCGCGCTCCACAGGCGCCCGCAGGTAGTGCTGTGGCTGAACGGCCACACGCACGAGAACATCATCCGGCCGCTCGAGGGCCCTCGCGGCGGCGGGTTCTGGGAGGTCACCACGGCTTCGCACATCGACTGGCCGCAGCAGGTGCGCACCGTCGAGCTCGCCGACAACGGCGACGGCACCCTCTCGATCTTCGCGACCGTAGTCGACAGCCTGGCGCCGATGAAGTGGAACGGCCGCATCGGCGATCCGCTCGACCTCGCCTCGCTGTCGCGCGAGCTGGCTGCCAACGATCCGCAGGAGTCGATGCGCGACGCCCGCCTCGTCGACGGCCTCCGGGGCGGCCCTCTCGATCGCAACGTCGAGTTGCTCCTGTCGATGCCACCCGGAATCGTTCTCTGATCGAAGGGGCGGATGTCGACCGACGTCCGCCCCTTGTGGGCTTCGCCTTTCGCGAGCTTGCTAGATGGAGCGCAGTACCGCGACGACCTTGCCGAGGATCTGCGCGTGGTCGCCCACGATCGGCTCGAAGTTCGAGTTGCGGGGTAGCAGCCAGGTGTGGCCGTCGCGCTGACGGAACACCTTGACCGTCGCCTCGTCGTCGAGCATCGCCGCGACGATCTCGCCGTTCTCGGCGTCGCCCTGCTGGCGCACGACCACCCAGTCGCCGTCGCAGATCGCGGCGTCGATCATCGACTCGCCGACGACCTTCAGCATGAACAGCTCGCCCTTGCCGACCAGGGTGCGCGGCAGCGGCATGACGTCTTCGACCTGCTGCTCGGCTGTGATGGGGATGCCCGCTGCGATGCGGCCGACCAGCGGCACGTGGGCCGTGACGTTGTCGTCATCGTCGTCGTACCGCACGATGCGGGGCTCAGGATCGGGAGTGGCCGGGTCGGCGAGCAGCACCTCGAGGGCGCGGGGCCGGTTGGGGTCGCGGCGAATGGCGCCGGCCAGCTCGAGCTGGTTCAGCTGGTGCGTGACACTCGACAGCGAGGCGAGGCCGACGGCGTCGCCGATCTCACGCATGCTCGGCGGGTAGCCGCGGCTGGCGATGGAGTCGCGGATGGCCGCGAGGATGAGCGACTGCTTGGCCGTTAGCGGCTTTTTCTCTCGAAGGTTCTGCCGTGCTCGGACGTCGGCGGGCTCCGTCTGGGCCTTCGTGGCGTCGCTCATGCGTCTCCTTCTTCGAATGTCGGTGGCCCCTGGTGTACTGACGCCATCGATCGAAACTGTATCCGGTCGAATGTCGCAGAACAAACACATGTTCGAGTGTGTCGCGTGTTTTTCTGACGATTTTCGGCTAGGAGGGGTTGAAATCGTGTCTATTCGAAGATATGTTCGGAACAGGTCTTCGTGAGAGGCCCCTCCCGGCCGAGAGGCCTTCTCGCGAAGCCCGACCACTTCCCTTGTTGAAAGGATTCCCTCATGAGCGCAACGATCACCGCTTTCCCGTCCTTCGGTGCTTCCGGCACGTCGGACCGCGCCGGCTACCGCTCCGCTGAGATCGGCGCCGTCGTGCGCGAGACGCAGGCCCGCACCGGTGCCGGTACGCGACCGGCGCGCATGCGCCTCCACATCACGCGCCGCGGCCGCGCGGTGCTCGGCACCGTCGTCGCCGTGCCGCTCTTCGCGGTGCTCGCCGTGTTCATGCTCAGCGGCGGGGGTGCAGCGGCCTCCGGATCAGCCGGGCACATCCACTTCGAGCACGTGACGATCGCGTCGGGCGAGACGCTCTGGCAGGTCGCCGAGCAGGTCGCCCCGAAGTCCGACCCGCGCGACGTCATCGCCGACATCGTCCAGCTGAACGACCTGCCGAGCACCGAGGTCATGGCGGGCCAGAGCATCGCGATCCCCACGCAGTACGAGCACTGAGCCCGGCTCGGTCCTCCCGCGCGGCGGCCCGCACCACCCTCGGGGGTGGTGCGGGCCTTTTCGCGCCGGCTGCGCCTGCCCGTGTCGCCGCCGAAGGGCGGTGCGGTCCGGAAACGCGGCGTGCGGTGCGGACTGCGGGCGGCGGTGCACGCCGCGAGCGCGACCGGGGGAGTAACCCGCATCCTGCGCCCCATAAAATGTGAGCGTGGCTATCTCACTCGAC
This window encodes:
- a CDS encoding class I SAM-dependent methyltransferase, with the translated sequence MASEHYFSSKPSSELKPREITVELAGRTLSLATAAGVFSPGRIDPGTHVLLAEMPQPPRDGIFLDVGCGWGPIALTLALRSPDATVWAVDVNERVLDLLRENAARAGITNINAVTPDGVPDDVVFDGIWSNPPIRVGKTVLHEILQQWLPRLGIDMEAYLVVAKNLGADSLQKWLNEALTGVIEVERTTTSKGYRVLRAARL
- the hflX gene encoding GTPase HflX; amino-acid sequence: MTEDGTTSTEREQQDDVVDRILRGSEARAGLSVFSPAQAIQTQGLTRPVDYQGTPGDDGDQFDREDRQALRRVAGLSTELEDVTEVEYRQLRLENVVLIGVYSQGTLQDAENSLRELAALAETAGAVVLDGLLQRRPHPDPSTYLGSGKALELKQTVMALGADTVIADTELAPSQRRALEDVVKVKVIDRTAVILDIFSQHAKSREGKAQVELAQLEYLLPRLRGWGESMSRQAGGQVGGAGAGMGSRGPGETKIELDRRRIHTRMAILRKKIKEMKPARVAKRANRVRNTVPSVAIAGYTNAGKSSLLNRLTRAGVLVENALFATLDATVRKSMTDDGRPFTYSDTVGFVRNLPHQLVEAFRSTLEEVEDSDIIVHVVDGSHPDPAAQLATVRDVITEVDGRDIPEVVVFNKSDLVDDSQRLVLQGMVPDAIFVSARTGEGIDELRARIAELLPRPEVELDLLVPYDRGEVIARIHEIGRVVDVEYLPEGTRVTARVYPQDASGLQQFVS
- a CDS encoding TIGR03767 family metallophosphoesterase → MVSSSSSADSGEGEPAARPVHPAGTTLTATFLRVGTGSKGFRKHVRADGEPFILRSDLGGSPSADRESTRRPIASFAHFTDIHIQDSQSPERVEYLDRFLDVLPSTPFRAAYRPHEILSVQVAEATVRAINALAVGPATGEPLAFAVSTGDATDNSQLNELRWAIDLLDGGEVRPDSGRIGVYEGVSDQDPARYDPNYWHPDGTPKGAVGGDDVYRRAQGFPVVPGLLEAAIAPFVAVGLKLPWYTAHGNHDLLSAGNFPRWRFLRRAAVGGRKRVALPGFRQLIYRGLRIALRRPVEHPLLARTVTSDPGRRLVNREEIVQEHFASHGLPIGHGYTDDNRRRKTAYYVADVPSAEGVAPLRMIVLDTVNENGEANGSLDAAQFAWLLTTLDAEPTRLTMVVSHHTATTMKNRIQTPAQFVRHGFRGRVTGDRLVAALHRRPQVVLWLNGHTHENIIRPLEGPRGGGFWEVTTASHIDWPQQVRTVELADNGDGTLSIFATVVDSLAPMKWNGRIGDPLDLASLSRELAANDPQESMRDARLVDGLRGGPLDRNVELLLSMPPGIVL
- the lexA gene encoding transcriptional repressor LexA — its product is MSDATKAQTEPADVRARQNLREKKPLTAKQSLILAAIRDSIASRGYPPSMREIGDAVGLASLSSVTHQLNQLELAGAIRRDPNRPRALEVLLADPATPDPEPRIVRYDDDDDNVTAHVPLVGRIAAGIPITAEQQVEDVMPLPRTLVGKGELFMLKVVGESMIDAAICDGDWVVVRQQGDAENGEIVAAMLDDEATVKVFRQRDGHTWLLPRNSNFEPIVGDHAQILGKVVAVLRSI
- a CDS encoding LysM peptidoglycan-binding domain-containing protein; amino-acid sequence: MSATITAFPSFGASGTSDRAGYRSAEIGAVVRETQARTGAGTRPARMRLHITRRGRAVLGTVVAVPLFAVLAVFMLSGGGAAASGSAGHIHFEHVTIASGETLWQVAEQVAPKSDPRDVIADIVQLNDLPSTEVMAGQSIAIPTQYEH